Part of the Candidatus Dadabacteria bacterium genome, TGCATCATGGCGGGATCTATGCCACCTCCCCCGGGTCCGAAGACCACGGGCGATATGCCTCTTTTTATACGGGCCGAGACATAAACCACGGGAAGATCCACGTAGGCAATTATGGCGAATATGGCCGAGTATCTAGCCTTTTTTCCGCGCCCTCCGGCACCGGAACGCAGAACCAGATAAACGGCGTAAAGAACCCAGAGAATAAACGTGGTCGTTAACTGCGGGTCCCATGTCCACCAAGTTCCCCAGACCGGCTTTGCCCATATGCTCCCAGTGATAATCGTTAGAGTAAGAAGCAGCATGCCTATCTCGGCCGAGCAGTAGGCAAGCGTATCCCATTTCGCTGTCTCCTTTACCAGATAATATATGCTCGCCACGAAAACCACCGTAAAAGCCACCGTGGCGG contains:
- the ccsA gene encoding cytochrome c biogenesis protein CcsA — its product is MRNILFFLTFALMVLATWMTLLYAPTEVVMGHVQRIFYFHMGTVWAATVAFTVVFVASIYYLVKETAKWDTLAYCSAEIGMLLLTLTIITGSIWAKPVWGTWWTWDPQLTTTFILWVLYAVYLVLRSGAGGRGKKARYSAIFAIIAYVDLPVVYVSARIKRGISPVVFGPGGGGIDPAMMHTLLVTLLGFTLLFVLLLGERIRIMNMENQLYVRGGRGG